The stretch of DNA AGATCGTCCCGTTCCGAAAAAAACTGTTGTTGTACTGCACCTCCGCGAGGAGGAGTTTGGCCAAGCACTCCCAGTCGCCGACGTGGTTGTCGATCAGGGCCTGGGTGGTCAAGGGAACGGACTTGCCGTTGATCTCGACGGCCACGTACTTCAGGATTTTGCGCTGAAGATCCTCCACCACCGGCCACTCGCTGAGTTTGGGGATGGCCGCCATGGCAAGGCTGGTCGGGTAGCGGGCCATGATTTCCAGGCCCTCAAAGGCCGGCATTTTGGACAGGATGAAAGGCCGCTCGCGGCCGTCGCCGTCGGTCAGGGAGATGGATTTCGGATCGCGGAGGTCCATGCTACACCGTGCCCGTGACGGCCTGAAAGACAAATCCGTAAGTCTTCGTTTTCAGACGCCCACTGCTCGCGAGGGAATTACCAAACGGGGCATCGGTCAGGAACCCGTTCGAGAAGGTGATGACGCTCCCGTCGGGGTAAAGGATGGTGATGGTTATCACGTCCTGCGCGTTGGCCTGCCCCTGGGTCGCATTGTTGGCGGCGGCGAGGGTGGCCAGGTTGATGTCGTCGAGTGATCCCGGGATGACGCTGATGGTGACCGGCTTGCCGATCGCCCGGCTCCACTTGATGAGATCCCCGTTCACGCCCATCGCGGTGTCTGCGACTTTCACGCTCGCCATGTCGAACGGGTCGGAATCGTCGGCCAGTTGGGTGATCGCGATGCCGACCGGGAAGGTACTCGACGCGACGAGGCTGATCGCCGAGCCGAAGCCAGTAATATCGTTTGCCATGTGTTAAACTCCGTTAAATTAAGATGTCGCTGCCTTGGATCAAACGAATGTCATCATCTTTGCTGTATATCAATGTGTAGACCGCCTTGTATTCGGTGACCCCGTTGACCACGTAGGATTCGATGACGACGTTCACCCAGTACCCGATGTTCTGGACCTGCTTCCAGGCGGTCGCACTCCCGGTGACCTGGGCGATGTAAAGCTGCTGGTCGACCGAGAGCGTTTTGCCGACCGAGATCGTCCCGTTGAACAGGGCCTGGTTGATGATGCTCTGCAAGGTGGAGAGGATCTGCACTTGGCCGGCGGCGTTCGCCGGAACCTGGGACAACGCGAGGAGCAGGTTCATCAACGCGGCGCCGAGGGCGTCCTTGAACCAGATCTCGTCGGCGTACACGTTCTGGTCGGACGGGTTGACGGGCAGGCCCAGCATGACCCCGCGCTGGTAGAAGGAGAGCAACTGTCCGGCGGTTTGGGTCTGGCCGTAGTAATTGACCAGGAGGGCGTCGTAGGTTTGCTGGAACGCAGAGGTCGTGACCGAGGGGTCAGGGCGAATTGCTGGAACATGTAGTTCTGGACGCTGTTCCGCTGGGTGTAGTCGGTCGCGGCCAGGATCATCATCGGGGCCATTTCGGGGAATTCTGCGGTGGCAACGGGGGCGGGGGATTGAAGCGTGAGGGAGACGCCGCCGATGTCGGCCAGAGCCGCAGACCATGACGAGGCGTTGGCGGGGGTGACGTTGACCGAGTAGATGAACTGGATGTTCGGGGTAAGGCTGTTGTTCCAGGTCGCGGCCGCAACGGTGTTGGCTTCGGACAGGGCCAGTGCGAAGGTGGTGGTGAACGAACCGAAGTTGTTGCTGACGCCGATCAATGCGTTCAGATTCGCGGAGACCG from Fimbriiglobus ruber encodes:
- a CDS encoding phage tail fiber protein, with amino-acid sequence MANDITGFGSAISLVASSTFPVGIAITQLADDSDPFDMASVKVADTAMGVNGDLIKWSRAIGKPVTISVIPGSLDDINLATLAAANNATQGQANAQDVITITILYPDGSVITFSNGFLTDAPFGNSLASSGRLKTKTYGFVFQAVTGTV
- a CDS encoding DUF3383 domain-containing protein; this encodes MPRPRCHRRIPRNGPDDDPGRDRLHPAEQRPELHVPAIRPDPSVTTSAFQQTYDALLVNYYGQTQTAGQLLSFYQRGVMLGLPVNPSDQNVYADEIWFKDALGAALMNLLLALSQVPANAAGQVQILSTLQSIINQALFNGTISVGKTLSVDQQLYIAQVTGSATAWKQVQNIGYWVNVVIESYVVNGVTEYKAVYTLIYSKDDDIRLIQGSDILI